The Pan troglodytes isolate AG18354 chromosome 1, NHGRI_mPanTro3-v2.0_pri, whole genome shotgun sequence genome includes a region encoding these proteins:
- the PIAS3 gene encoding E3 SUMO-protein ligase PIAS3 isoform X1, which translates to MAELGELKHMVMSFRVSELQVLLGFAGRNKSGRKHELLAKALHLLKSSCAPSVQMKIKELYRRRFPRKTLGPSDLSLLSLPPGTSPVGSPGPLAPIPPTLLAPGTLLGPKREVDMHPPLPQPVHPDVTMKPLPFYEVYGELIRPTTLASTSSQRFEEAHFTFALTPQQVQQILTSREVLPGAKCDYTIQVQLRFCLCETSCPQEDYFPPNLFVKVNGKLCPLPGYLPPTKNGAEPKRPSRPINITPLARLSATVPNTIVVNWSSEFGRNYSLSVYLVRQLTAGTLLQKLRAKGIRNPDHSRALIKEKLTADPDSEVATTSLRVSLMCPLGKMRLTVPCRALTCAHLQSFDAALYLQMNEKKPTWTCPVCDKKAPYESLIIDGLFMEILSSCSDCDEIQFMEDGSWCPMKPKKEASEVCPPPGYGLDGLQYSPVQGGNPSENKKKVEVIDLTIESSSDEEDLPPTKKHCSVTSAAIPALPGSKGVLTSGHQPSSVLRSPAMGTLGGDFLSSLPLHEYPPAFPLGADIQGLDLFSFLQTESQHYGPSVITSLDEQDALGHFFQYRGTPSHFLGPLAPTLGSSHCSATPAPPPGRVSSIVAPGGALREGHGGPLPSGPSLTGCRSDIISLD; encoded by the exons ATGGCGGAGCTCGGCGAATTAAAG CACATGGTGATGAGTTTCCGGGTGTCTGAGCTCCAGGTGCTTCTTGGCTTTGCTGGCCGGAACAAGAGTGGACGGAAGCACGAGCTCCTGGCCAAGGCTCTGCACCTCTTGAAGTCCAGCTGTGCCCCTAGTGTCCAGATGAAGATCAAAGAGCTTTACCGACGACGCTTTCCCCGGAAGACCCTGGGGCCCTctgatctctcccttctctctttgcCCCCTGGCACCTCTCCTGTAGGCTCCCCTGGTCCTCTAGCTCCCATTCCCCCAACCCTGTTGGCCCCTGGCACCCTGCTGGGCCCCAAGCGTGAGGTGGACATGCACCCCCCTCTGCCCCAGCCTGTGCACCCTGATGTCACCATGAAACCATTGCCCTTCTATGAAGTCTATGGGGAGCTCATCCGGCCCACCACCCTTG CATCCACTTCTAGCCAGCGGTTTGAGGAAGCGCACTTTACCTTTGCCCTCACACCCCAGCAAGTGCAGCAGATTCTTACATCCAG AGAGGTTCTGCCAGGAGCCAAATGTGATTATACCATACAGGTGCAGCTAAG GTTCTGTCTCTGTGAGACCAGCTGCCCCCAGGAAGATTATTTTCCCCCCAACCTCTTTGtcaaggtcaatgggaaactgtGCCCCCTGCCG GGTTACCTTCCCCCAACCAAGAATGGTGCCGAGCCCAAGAGGCCCAGCCGCCCCATCAACATCACACCCCTGGCTCGACTCTCAGCCACTGTTCCCAACACCATTGTGGTCAATTGGTCATCTGAGTTCGGACGG AATTACTCCTTGTCTGTGTACCTGGTGAGGCAGTTGACTGCAGGAACCCTTCTACAAAAACTCAGAGCAAAGGGTATCCGGAACCCAGACCACTCGCGGGCACTGA TCAAGGAGAAATTGACTGCTGACCCTGACAGTGAGGTGGCCACTACAAGTCTCCGGGTGTCACTCATGTGCCCG CTAGGGAAGATGCGCCTGACTGTCCCTTGTCGTGCCCTCACCTGCGCCCACCTGCAGAGCTTCGATGCTGCCCTTTATCTACAGATGAATGAGAAGAAGCCTACATGGACATGTCCTGTGTGTGACAAGAAGGCTCCCTATGAATCTCTTATCATTGATGG tTTATTTATGGAGATTCTTAGTTCCTGTTCAGATTGTGATGAGATCCAATTCATGGAAGATGGATCCTGGTGCCCAATGAAACCCAAGAAGGAGGCATCTGAGGTTTGCCCCCCGCCAGGGTATGGGCTGGATG GCCTCCAGTACAGCCCAGTCCAGGGGGGAAATCCATCAGAGAATAAGAAGAAGGTCGAAGTTATTGACTTGACAATAGAAAGCTCATCAGATGAGGAGGATCTGCCTCCTACCAAGAAGCACTGTTCTGTCACCTCAGCTGCCATCCCGGCCCTACCTGGAAGCAAAGG AGTCCTGACATCTGGCCACCAGCCATCCTCGGTGCTAAGGAGCCCTGCTATGGGCACGTTGGGTGGGGATTTCCTGTCCAGTCTCCCACTACATGAGTACCCACCTGCCTTCCCACTGGGAGCCGACATCCAAG gtttagatttattttcatttcttcagacAGAGAGTCAG CACTATGGCCCCTCTGTCATCACCTCACTAGATGAACAGGATGCCCTTGGCCACTTCTTCCAGTACCGAGGGACCCCTTCTCACTTTCTGGGCCCACTGGCCCCCACGCTGGGGAGCTCCCACTGCAGCGCCACTCCGGCGCCCCCTCCTGGCCGTGTCAGCAGCATTGTGGCCCCTGGGGGGGCCTTGAGGGAGGGGCATGGAGGACCCCTGCCCTCAGGTCCCTCTTTGACTGGCTGTCGGTCAGACATCATTTCCCTGGACTGA
- the POLR3C gene encoding DNA-directed RNA polymerase III subunit RPC3 isoform X1, giving the protein MDEIALRLPSTMTQAEIKLCSLLLQEHFGEIVEKIGVHLIRTGSQPLRVIAHDTGTSLDQVKKALCVLVQHNLVSYQVHKRGVVEYEAQCSRVLRMLRYPRYIYTTKTLYSDTGELIVEELLLNGKLTMSAVVKKVADRLTETMEDGKTMDYAEVSNTFVRLADTHFVQRCPSVPTTENSDPGPPPPAPTLVINEKDMYLVPKLSLIGKGKRRRSSDEDAAGEPKAKRPKYTTDNKEPIPDDGIYWQANLDRFHQHFRDQAIVSAVANRMDQTSSEIVRTMLRMSEITTSSSAPFTQPLSSNEIFRSLPVGYNISKQVLDQYLTLLADDPLEFVGKSGDSGGGMYVINLHKALASLATATLESVVQERFGSRCARIFRLVLQKKHIEQKQVEDFAMIPAKEAKDMLYKMLSENFMSLQEIPKTPDHAPSRTFYLYTVNILSAARMLLHRCYKSIANLIERRQFETKENKRLLEKSQRVEAIIASMQATGAEEAQLQEIEEMITAPERQQLETLKRNVNKLDASEIQVDETIFLLESYIECTMKRQ; this is encoded by the exons ATGGACGAAATAG CTCTCAGACTCCCCAGTACAATGACTCAAGCAGAAATTAAGCTCTGTTCTTTGTTGCTGCAAGAGCATTTTGGAGAGATTGTAGAAAAAATTGGAGTCCATCTGATAAGAACCGGCAGCCAGCCACTAAGAGTAATTGCCCATGACACAGGAACATCACTGGATCAG GTGAAGAAAGCCTTGTGTGTCCTCGTCCAACATAACCTGGTGAGTTATCAAGTGCACAAACGTGGTGTGGTGGAGTATGAAGCCCAGTGCAGCCGGGTATTGCGAATGCTTAGATATCCCCGGTACATCTATACTACCAAAACTCTGTACAGTGACACTGGAGAGCTGATTGTTGAGGAGCTTCTGTTGAACGGCAAACTGACAATGTCAGCTGTTGTGAAGAAAGTGGCAGACCGGCTCACAGAGACCATGGAGG atggcaagacCATGGACTATGCTGAAGTATCAAACACATTTGTGCGACTGGCAGACACACACTTTGTACAACGCTGCCCTTCGGTACCTACCACTGAGAATTCAGACCCTGGGCCACCACCACCTGCCCCCACACTTGTCATTAATGAAAAGGACATGTACCTGGTTCCTAAACTCAGCTTGATAG GGAAAGGTAAAAGGAGGAGATCATCTGATGAAGATGCTGCTGGGGAGCCCAAGGCCAAGAGACCAAAATATACTACAGATAACAAGGAG CCCATTCCAGATGATGGGATTTATTGGCAGGCCAACCTTGACAGATTCCACCAACACTTCCGTGACCAAGCCATTGTGAGCGCAGTTGCTAACAGGATGGACCAG ACAAGCAGCGAGATTGTGCGAACCATGCTCCGAATGAGTGAGATTACCACTTCCTCTAGTGCTCCCTTCACCCAGCCATTGTCTTCCAATGAG ATCTTCAGATCCCTACCTGTTGGCTATAACATCTCTAAGCAAGTTCTTGATCAGTATCTCACTCTGCTGGCAGATGATCCA CTAGAGTTTGTTGGAAAGTCTGGCGACAGTGGTGGAGGAATGTATGTCATCA ACCTCCATAAGGCATTAGCATCCCTAGCCACAGCCACTCTGGAGTCCGTCGTACAGGAGAG ATTTGGGTCTCGCTGTGCTAGAATATTCCGTCTAGTTTTGCAGAAGAAACACATAGAGCAGAAGCAAGTGGAAGACTTTGCAATGATTCCTGCAAAGGAGGCAAAGGATATGCTATATAAGATGCTCTCAGAAAATTTCATGTCACTCCAG GAAATTCCCAAAACACCAGACCATGCCCCATCCAGGACCTTCTATTTATATACTGTGAACATCCTGTCAGCTGCCCGAATGTTGTTGCACAGGTGCTACAAG AGCATAGCCAACTTGATAGAAAGGAGGCaatttgaaaccaaagagaataa GCGTCTACTAGAAAAATCTCAGAGGGTAGAAGCCATCATTGCATCTATGCAGGCTACTGGTGCAGAGGAAGCACAGTTACAAGAAATAGAGGAGATGATCACAGCTCCTGAACGTCAGCAGCTAGAGACCCTGAAACGTAATGTCAACAA GTTGGATGCCAGTGAGATCCAGGTGGACGAAACCATCTTCCTGCTGGAGTCTTACATTGAGTGCACCATGAAGAGACAGTGA
- the POLR3C gene encoding DNA-directed RNA polymerase III subunit RPC3 isoform X2 yields MTQAEIKLCSLLLQEHFGEIVEKIGVHLIRTGSQPLRVIAHDTGTSLDQVKKALCVLVQHNLVSYQVHKRGVVEYEAQCSRVLRMLRYPRYIYTTKTLYSDTGELIVEELLLNGKLTMSAVVKKVADRLTETMEDGKTMDYAEVSNTFVRLADTHFVQRCPSVPTTENSDPGPPPPAPTLVINEKDMYLVPKLSLIGKGKRRRSSDEDAAGEPKAKRPKYTTDNKEPIPDDGIYWQANLDRFHQHFRDQAIVSAVANRMDQTSSEIVRTMLRMSEITTSSSAPFTQPLSSNEIFRSLPVGYNISKQVLDQYLTLLADDPLEFVGKSGDSGGGMYVINLHKALASLATATLESVVQERFGSRCARIFRLVLQKKHIEQKQVEDFAMIPAKEAKDMLYKMLSENFMSLQEIPKTPDHAPSRTFYLYTVNILSAARMLLHRCYKSIANLIERRQFETKENKRLLEKSQRVEAIIASMQATGAEEAQLQEIEEMITAPERQQLETLKRNVNKLDASEIQVDETIFLLESYIECTMKRQ; encoded by the exons ATGACTCAAGCAGAAATTAAGCTCTGTTCTTTGTTGCTGCAAGAGCATTTTGGAGAGATTGTAGAAAAAATTGGAGTCCATCTGATAAGAACCGGCAGCCAGCCACTAAGAGTAATTGCCCATGACACAGGAACATCACTGGATCAG GTGAAGAAAGCCTTGTGTGTCCTCGTCCAACATAACCTGGTGAGTTATCAAGTGCACAAACGTGGTGTGGTGGAGTATGAAGCCCAGTGCAGCCGGGTATTGCGAATGCTTAGATATCCCCGGTACATCTATACTACCAAAACTCTGTACAGTGACACTGGAGAGCTGATTGTTGAGGAGCTTCTGTTGAACGGCAAACTGACAATGTCAGCTGTTGTGAAGAAAGTGGCAGACCGGCTCACAGAGACCATGGAGG atggcaagacCATGGACTATGCTGAAGTATCAAACACATTTGTGCGACTGGCAGACACACACTTTGTACAACGCTGCCCTTCGGTACCTACCACTGAGAATTCAGACCCTGGGCCACCACCACCTGCCCCCACACTTGTCATTAATGAAAAGGACATGTACCTGGTTCCTAAACTCAGCTTGATAG GGAAAGGTAAAAGGAGGAGATCATCTGATGAAGATGCTGCTGGGGAGCCCAAGGCCAAGAGACCAAAATATACTACAGATAACAAGGAG CCCATTCCAGATGATGGGATTTATTGGCAGGCCAACCTTGACAGATTCCACCAACACTTCCGTGACCAAGCCATTGTGAGCGCAGTTGCTAACAGGATGGACCAG ACAAGCAGCGAGATTGTGCGAACCATGCTCCGAATGAGTGAGATTACCACTTCCTCTAGTGCTCCCTTCACCCAGCCATTGTCTTCCAATGAG ATCTTCAGATCCCTACCTGTTGGCTATAACATCTCTAAGCAAGTTCTTGATCAGTATCTCACTCTGCTGGCAGATGATCCA CTAGAGTTTGTTGGAAAGTCTGGCGACAGTGGTGGAGGAATGTATGTCATCA ACCTCCATAAGGCATTAGCATCCCTAGCCACAGCCACTCTGGAGTCCGTCGTACAGGAGAG ATTTGGGTCTCGCTGTGCTAGAATATTCCGTCTAGTTTTGCAGAAGAAACACATAGAGCAGAAGCAAGTGGAAGACTTTGCAATGATTCCTGCAAAGGAGGCAAAGGATATGCTATATAAGATGCTCTCAGAAAATTTCATGTCACTCCAG GAAATTCCCAAAACACCAGACCATGCCCCATCCAGGACCTTCTATTTATATACTGTGAACATCCTGTCAGCTGCCCGAATGTTGTTGCACAGGTGCTACAAG AGCATAGCCAACTTGATAGAAAGGAGGCaatttgaaaccaaagagaataa GCGTCTACTAGAAAAATCTCAGAGGGTAGAAGCCATCATTGCATCTATGCAGGCTACTGGTGCAGAGGAAGCACAGTTACAAGAAATAGAGGAGATGATCACAGCTCCTGAACGTCAGCAGCTAGAGACCCTGAAACGTAATGTCAACAA GTTGGATGCCAGTGAGATCCAGGTGGACGAAACCATCTTCCTGCTGGAGTCTTACATTGAGTGCACCATGAAGAGACAGTGA
- the NUDT17 gene encoding nucleoside diphosphate-linked moiety X motif 17 isoform X2 has protein sequence MAAVRVQLLLSGRPESVSFAWSVCGLLGAGPGLGTWPIHCSLKRGRLVLSSRPFPGASARLPLQRPPFCPFAALEERPRVPGAELPTDRGVDLGVAVILQSSDKTVLLTRRARTLSVSPNLWVPPGGHVELDEELLDGGLRELWEESGLHLPQGQFSWVPLGLWESAYPPRLSWGLPKYHHIVLYLLVISQESQQQLQARIQPNPSEVSALPWLTPDVAAAVAATEDGTETPGLLPQDLPPSVLAVELEEDGRA, from the exons ATGGCCGCGGTGCGGGTGCAGCTGCTCCTGTCCGGGCGTCCGGAGTCGGTGAGCTTCGCATGGAGTGTGTGTGGCCTCCTGGGAGCCGGACCAGGGCTCGGGACGTGGCCCATTCACTGCAGCTTGAAGCGAGGACGGCTTGTCCTCTCGAGCAGGCCCTTCCCAGGCGCCTCCGCTAGGCTTCCGCTCCAG CGACCCCCTTTCTGCCCTTTTGCGGCCCTGGAGGAGCGGCCCAGGGTCCCTGGGGCTGAGCTGCCCACAGATCGAGGTGTGGACCTGGGTGTGGCCGTCATTCTGCAGTCCAGCGACAAGACTGTCTTGCTAACCCGAAGGGCACGCACCCTCAGCGTTTCCCCCAACCTCTGGGTACCCCCGG GTGGGCACGTGGAACTTGACGAGGAG CTGCTGGACGGAGGGCTTCGAGAACTTTGGGAGGAGAGTGGACTACACCTGCCCCAGGGCCAGTTCTCTTGGGTCCCTCTGGGTTTATGGGAG tcTGCCTACCCTCCTAGGCTGAGCTGGGGTTTacccaaataccatcacattgttCTGTATCTACTCGTGATCTCCCAGGAATCACAGCAGCAGTTGCAG GCCCGGATCCAACCAAACCCAAGTGAGGTGAGCGCCCTTCCGTGGCTGACACCAGATGTAGCTGCTGCAGTGGCTGCCACAGAGGATGGGACAGAGACACCCGGACTTCTCCCCCAGGACCTACCACCCTCTGTCCT TGCAGTGGAACTAGAGGAGGATGGAAGAGCCTGA
- the NUDT17 gene encoding nucleoside diphosphate-linked moiety X motif 17 isoform X1 — MAAVRVQLLLSGRPESVSFAWSVCGLLGAGPGLGTWPIHCSLKRGRLVLSSRPFPGASARLPLQVGRRGPQSGGSEGPKMGTEIGWELAARTPPPTRGVAPFLEVTPTQCRPSEALTQLASFCQRPPFCPFAALEERPRVPGAELPTDRGVDLGVAVILQSSDKTVLLTRRARTLSVSPNLWVPPGGHVELDEELLDGGLRELWEESGLHLPQGQFSWVPLGLWESAYPPRLSWGLPKYHHIVLYLLVISQESQQQLQARIQPNPSEVSALPWLTPDVAAAVAATEDGTETPGLLPQDLPPSVLAVELEEDGRA, encoded by the exons ATGGCCGCGGTGCGGGTGCAGCTGCTCCTGTCCGGGCGTCCGGAGTCGGTGAGCTTCGCATGGAGTGTGTGTGGCCTCCTGGGAGCCGGACCAGGGCTCGGGACGTGGCCCATTCACTGCAGCTTGAAGCGAGGACGGCTTGTCCTCTCGAGCAGGCCCTTCCCAGGCGCCTCCGCTAGGCTTCCGCTCCAGGTCGGCAGAAGGGGGCCCCAGAGCGGGGGCAGTGAAGGGCCGAAGATGGGGACTGAAATCGGGTGGGAACTTGCGGCGAGGACCCCGCCCCCAACGCGCGGTGTAGCCCCATTTTTGGAAGTCACGCCCACCCAGTGCCGCCCTTCTGAAGCCTTAACCCAGCTGGCTTCCTTCTGCCAGCGACCCCCTTTCTGCCCTTTTGCGGCCCTGGAGGAGCGGCCCAGGGTCCCTGGGGCTGAGCTGCCCACAGATCGAGGTGTGGACCTGGGTGTGGCCGTCATTCTGCAGTCCAGCGACAAGACTGTCTTGCTAACCCGAAGGGCACGCACCCTCAGCGTTTCCCCCAACCTCTGGGTACCCCCGG GTGGGCACGTGGAACTTGACGAGGAG CTGCTGGACGGAGGGCTTCGAGAACTTTGGGAGGAGAGTGGACTACACCTGCCCCAGGGCCAGTTCTCTTGGGTCCCTCTGGGTTTATGGGAG tcTGCCTACCCTCCTAGGCTGAGCTGGGGTTTacccaaataccatcacattgttCTGTATCTACTCGTGATCTCCCAGGAATCACAGCAGCAGTTGCAG GCCCGGATCCAACCAAACCCAAGTGAGGTGAGCGCCCTTCCGTGGCTGACACCAGATGTAGCTGCTGCAGTGGCTGCCACAGAGGATGGGACAGAGACACCCGGACTTCTCCCCCAGGACCTACCACCCTCTGTCCT TGCAGTGGAACTAGAGGAGGATGGAAGAGCCTGA
- the PIAS3 gene encoding E3 SUMO-protein ligase PIAS3 isoform X2: MVMSFRVSELQVLLGFAGRNKSGRKHELLAKALHLLKSSCAPSVQMKIKELYRRRFPRKTLGPSDLSLLSLPPGTSPVGSPGPLAPIPPTLLAPGTLLGPKREVDMHPPLPQPVHPDVTMKPLPFYEVYGELIRPTTLASTSSQRFEEAHFTFALTPQQVQQILTSREVLPGAKCDYTIQVQLRFCLCETSCPQEDYFPPNLFVKVNGKLCPLPGYLPPTKNGAEPKRPSRPINITPLARLSATVPNTIVVNWSSEFGRNYSLSVYLVRQLTAGTLLQKLRAKGIRNPDHSRALIKEKLTADPDSEVATTSLRVSLMCPLGKMRLTVPCRALTCAHLQSFDAALYLQMNEKKPTWTCPVCDKKAPYESLIIDGLFMEILSSCSDCDEIQFMEDGSWCPMKPKKEASEVCPPPGYGLDGLQYSPVQGGNPSENKKKVEVIDLTIESSSDEEDLPPTKKHCSVTSAAIPALPGSKGVLTSGHQPSSVLRSPAMGTLGGDFLSSLPLHEYPPAFPLGADIQGLDLFSFLQTESQHYGPSVITSLDEQDALGHFFQYRGTPSHFLGPLAPTLGSSHCSATPAPPPGRVSSIVAPGGALREGHGGPLPSGPSLTGCRSDIISLD, encoded by the exons ATGGTGATGAGTTTCCGGGTGTCTGAGCTCCAGGTGCTTCTTGGCTTTGCTGGCCGGAACAAGAGTGGACGGAAGCACGAGCTCCTGGCCAAGGCTCTGCACCTCTTGAAGTCCAGCTGTGCCCCTAGTGTCCAGATGAAGATCAAAGAGCTTTACCGACGACGCTTTCCCCGGAAGACCCTGGGGCCCTctgatctctcccttctctctttgcCCCCTGGCACCTCTCCTGTAGGCTCCCCTGGTCCTCTAGCTCCCATTCCCCCAACCCTGTTGGCCCCTGGCACCCTGCTGGGCCCCAAGCGTGAGGTGGACATGCACCCCCCTCTGCCCCAGCCTGTGCACCCTGATGTCACCATGAAACCATTGCCCTTCTATGAAGTCTATGGGGAGCTCATCCGGCCCACCACCCTTG CATCCACTTCTAGCCAGCGGTTTGAGGAAGCGCACTTTACCTTTGCCCTCACACCCCAGCAAGTGCAGCAGATTCTTACATCCAG AGAGGTTCTGCCAGGAGCCAAATGTGATTATACCATACAGGTGCAGCTAAG GTTCTGTCTCTGTGAGACCAGCTGCCCCCAGGAAGATTATTTTCCCCCCAACCTCTTTGtcaaggtcaatgggaaactgtGCCCCCTGCCG GGTTACCTTCCCCCAACCAAGAATGGTGCCGAGCCCAAGAGGCCCAGCCGCCCCATCAACATCACACCCCTGGCTCGACTCTCAGCCACTGTTCCCAACACCATTGTGGTCAATTGGTCATCTGAGTTCGGACGG AATTACTCCTTGTCTGTGTACCTGGTGAGGCAGTTGACTGCAGGAACCCTTCTACAAAAACTCAGAGCAAAGGGTATCCGGAACCCAGACCACTCGCGGGCACTGA TCAAGGAGAAATTGACTGCTGACCCTGACAGTGAGGTGGCCACTACAAGTCTCCGGGTGTCACTCATGTGCCCG CTAGGGAAGATGCGCCTGACTGTCCCTTGTCGTGCCCTCACCTGCGCCCACCTGCAGAGCTTCGATGCTGCCCTTTATCTACAGATGAATGAGAAGAAGCCTACATGGACATGTCCTGTGTGTGACAAGAAGGCTCCCTATGAATCTCTTATCATTGATGG tTTATTTATGGAGATTCTTAGTTCCTGTTCAGATTGTGATGAGATCCAATTCATGGAAGATGGATCCTGGTGCCCAATGAAACCCAAGAAGGAGGCATCTGAGGTTTGCCCCCCGCCAGGGTATGGGCTGGATG GCCTCCAGTACAGCCCAGTCCAGGGGGGAAATCCATCAGAGAATAAGAAGAAGGTCGAAGTTATTGACTTGACAATAGAAAGCTCATCAGATGAGGAGGATCTGCCTCCTACCAAGAAGCACTGTTCTGTCACCTCAGCTGCCATCCCGGCCCTACCTGGAAGCAAAGG AGTCCTGACATCTGGCCACCAGCCATCCTCGGTGCTAAGGAGCCCTGCTATGGGCACGTTGGGTGGGGATTTCCTGTCCAGTCTCCCACTACATGAGTACCCACCTGCCTTCCCACTGGGAGCCGACATCCAAG gtttagatttattttcatttcttcagacAGAGAGTCAG CACTATGGCCCCTCTGTCATCACCTCACTAGATGAACAGGATGCCCTTGGCCACTTCTTCCAGTACCGAGGGACCCCTTCTCACTTTCTGGGCCCACTGGCCCCCACGCTGGGGAGCTCCCACTGCAGCGCCACTCCGGCGCCCCCTCCTGGCCGTGTCAGCAGCATTGTGGCCCCTGGGGGGGCCTTGAGGGAGGGGCATGGAGGACCCCTGCCCTCAGGTCCCTCTTTGACTGGCTGTCGGTCAGACATCATTTCCCTGGACTGA